Proteins encoded in a region of the Bradyrhizobium sp. CB3481 genome:
- the gmd gene encoding GDP-mannose 4,6-dehydratase, protein MAAQDSKRRVALITGVTGQDGAYLAEYLLGLGYTVHGVKRRSSSFNTARIDHLYQDPHSRNVPFLLHYGDMTDSTNLIRLMQQIRPTEIYNLAAQSHVGVSFESPEYTANADAIGVLRLLEAIRILGMEKETRFYQASTSELYGLVQEVPQKETTPFYPRSPYGVAKLYGYWITVNYREAYGMFASNGILFNHESPIRGETFVTRKITRGVARIEAGLDEALYLGNLEAKRDWGHARDYIEGMHMILQADKPDDFVLATGETRSVREFVELAFAEVGRSVEWRGKGVEETGVDKKSGKTVVRIDPEYFRPTEVDLLVGDASKAREKLGWKPKTSFAQLVKDMVAGDLEDARREAARGQHSV, encoded by the coding sequence ATGGCGGCTCAGGATTCAAAACGGCGGGTGGCGCTGATCACCGGCGTCACCGGGCAGGACGGCGCCTATCTCGCCGAATATCTGCTCGGCCTCGGCTACACCGTCCACGGCGTCAAGCGGCGTTCGTCCTCGTTCAATACGGCGCGGATCGACCACCTGTACCAGGATCCGCATTCCCGCAACGTGCCGTTCCTGCTGCATTACGGCGACATGACCGACTCGACCAACCTGATCCGGTTGATGCAGCAGATCAGGCCGACCGAGATCTATAACCTCGCCGCCCAGAGCCATGTCGGCGTCAGCTTCGAAAGCCCGGAATATACCGCCAATGCGGACGCCATCGGCGTGCTGCGGCTTTTGGAGGCGATCCGCATCCTCGGCATGGAGAAGGAGACGCGGTTCTACCAGGCCTCGACCTCGGAACTCTACGGCCTGGTGCAGGAGGTGCCGCAGAAGGAGACCACGCCGTTCTACCCGCGCTCGCCTTACGGCGTCGCCAAGCTCTACGGCTACTGGATCACGGTCAATTACCGCGAAGCCTACGGCATGTTTGCCTCGAACGGCATCCTGTTCAACCATGAGAGCCCGATCCGCGGCGAGACCTTTGTCACCCGCAAGATCACCCGCGGCGTCGCCCGCATCGAGGCCGGGCTCGACGAGGCGCTCTATCTCGGCAATCTCGAGGCCAAGCGCGACTGGGGCCATGCACGGGACTATATCGAGGGCATGCACATGATCCTGCAGGCCGACAAACCCGACGATTTCGTGCTGGCTACCGGCGAGACCCGCTCGGTGCGCGAATTTGTCGAACTCGCCTTCGCCGAAGTCGGCCGCAGCGTCGAATGGCGCGGCAAGGGCGTCGAGGAGACCGGCGTCGACAAAAAGTCCGGCAAGACCGTGGTCCGCATCGACCCCGAATATTTCCGCCCCACCGAGGTCGATCTCCTGGTCGGCGATGCCAGCAAGGCGCGCGAGAAGCTCGGCTGGAAGCCCAAGACGTCCTTTGCCCAGCTGGTCAAGGACATGGTCGCGGGCGACCTCGAAGACGCGCGTCGGGAGGCGGCCCGTGGCCAGCATTCCGTTTGA
- a CDS encoding GDP-L-fucose synthase encodes MASIPFELNGKTVYVAGHRGMVGSALVRRLALENVQLLTTARNEVDLRDQAAVNKWFAAKRPQVVFLAAAKVGGIVANNTLRAEFLYDNLAIAANVIHAAHVHDAEKLMFLGSSCIYPKLAPQPLREDSILTGPLEPTNEPYAIAKIAGIKMVEAYRSQYGANFINVMPTNLYGRGDNYHPEYSHVVAALIRRFHEAKLSGAKKVVVWGTGTPRREFLYVDDLADACVHLMKTYSDDELVNIGTGEDITIAEFARVVAATVGYTGQISFDTSRPDGTPRKLLDVSRLAKFGWRATTKLEDGIRLAYQAFLSEQAENA; translated from the coding sequence GTGGCCAGCATTCCGTTTGAGCTGAACGGCAAGACTGTCTACGTCGCTGGCCATCGCGGCATGGTCGGCTCCGCGCTGGTGCGCCGGCTGGCGCTGGAAAACGTCCAGTTGCTGACGACGGCCCGCAATGAGGTCGACCTGCGCGACCAGGCGGCGGTCAACAAATGGTTCGCGGCCAAACGGCCGCAGGTGGTGTTTCTCGCCGCCGCCAAGGTCGGCGGCATCGTCGCCAACAACACGCTGCGCGCCGAATTCCTCTACGACAATCTGGCGATCGCGGCGAACGTGATCCATGCCGCGCATGTCCATGACGCCGAGAAGCTGATGTTCCTCGGCTCGTCCTGCATCTATCCCAAGCTGGCGCCGCAGCCGCTGCGCGAGGATTCCATCCTGACGGGGCCACTGGAGCCGACCAACGAGCCCTACGCGATTGCGAAGATCGCCGGCATCAAGATGGTGGAAGCTTATCGCAGCCAGTACGGCGCCAATTTCATCAATGTGATGCCGACCAATCTCTATGGAAGGGGCGACAATTATCATCCCGAATATAGCCACGTCGTCGCCGCGCTGATCCGCCGCTTCCACGAGGCGAAGCTATCAGGCGCCAAAAAGGTGGTGGTCTGGGGTACCGGTACGCCGCGCCGCGAATTCCTCTATGTCGACGACCTCGCGGATGCCTGTGTCCATCTGATGAAGACCTATTCGGATGACGAACTGGTCAATATCGGCACCGGTGAGGACATCACGATCGCCGAGTTTGCCCGCGTGGTCGCCGCGACCGTCGGCTACACCGGCCAGATCAGTTTTGACACCTCGCGCCCGGACGGCACGCCGCGCAAGCTGCTCGACGTCAGCCGTCTGGCGAAGTTCGGCTGGCGCGCCACGACAAAGCTCGAGGATGGCATCCGGCTCGCCTATCAGGCGTTCCTCAGCGAGCAGGCGGAGAACGCCTAG
- a CDS encoding tripartite tricarboxylate transporter substrate binding protein, with protein sequence MMKYQRRQFLQLVAGAAAVPAISTIASAQAYPTRPVRLVIGYTPGGSADLTARLMGQWLSERLGQSFVIENRPGGGTNIATEQVLRATPDGYTLLLVAPANAINATLYDKLPFDFMKEMEPIAGIIRFPNVVVVHPSLPIKTIPELIAYAKANPGKLNMASSGNGSTIHMSGELFKMLTGINMQHVPYRGGAPALTDMLSGQMHVMFDNLPTCAEHVKSGKLRGLAVTSTTRSDVLPDLPLVADYLPGYEASAWYGLAAPKGTPPEIVGVLNKAVNEILADPKAKARFNEIGAILLPGSPADFGKLVADETEKWGKVVKFAGAKVD encoded by the coding sequence ATGATGAAATATCAGCGTCGTCAGTTCCTGCAGCTCGTGGCCGGTGCGGCCGCCGTTCCGGCCATCTCGACCATCGCCAGCGCGCAGGCCTATCCCACACGTCCGGTTCGCCTCGTGATCGGCTATACGCCGGGCGGCTCGGCGGACCTCACCGCGCGCCTGATGGGGCAGTGGCTGTCGGAAAGGCTCGGCCAATCCTTCGTCATCGAGAACCGGCCGGGCGGCGGCACCAATATCGCCACCGAGCAGGTATTGCGCGCGACACCCGACGGCTACACGCTGCTGCTGGTCGCGCCGGCGAATGCGATCAATGCGACGCTCTACGACAAGCTGCCCTTTGATTTCATGAAGGAGATGGAGCCGATCGCCGGCATCATCCGCTTTCCCAATGTCGTGGTGGTGCATCCATCGCTGCCGATCAAGACGATCCCCGAGCTGATTGCCTACGCCAAGGCCAATCCGGGCAAGCTCAACATGGCATCGTCCGGCAACGGCTCGACCATCCACATGTCGGGCGAGCTGTTCAAGATGCTGACGGGCATCAACATGCAGCATGTGCCATATCGCGGCGGCGCGCCGGCGCTCACCGACATGCTGTCCGGCCAGATGCATGTGATGTTCGACAACCTTCCGACCTGCGCCGAGCACGTCAAATCCGGCAAGCTGCGCGGGCTCGCGGTCACCAGCACGACGCGCTCGGACGTGCTGCCCGATCTGCCGCTGGTCGCCGATTATCTGCCCGGCTACGAGGCCAGCGCCTGGTATGGCCTTGCGGCGCCGAAGGGCACGCCGCCCGAAATCGTGGGCGTGCTGAACAAGGCCGTCAACGAGATCCTCGCCGATCCCAAGGCGAAGGCCCGTTTCAACGAGATCGGCGCCATTCTGCTGCCCGGCTCTCCCGCCGATTTCGGCAAGCTGGTGGCTGACGAGACCGAAAAGTGGGGCAAGGTGGTCAAGTTCGCCGGCGCCAAGGTGGATTAG
- the bcsS gene encoding cellulose biosynthesis protein BcsS, translating to MISINRHTIMPRREKSLLETIAVHWLAALAALIAAGLTTARAEEPPRWSLQSTSDFASYGAFYTDLTATYSPFGSLWEQGWRVQGIASARRYSFMDAGTKRIGLDTTVDGLVGYQFISNGWSWLLAAGPSMVNAHLYAAPGLSPSNMTLLGVKALTSVYGNPTSNTMLYAQAHYNTGSEFFYVQGKTGIAIAKNLFIGPEAAFSGSWTYDQVRVGGHITGFNVLGMQSGVSLGFVRDSTYGSGFYTGLNLQTNF from the coding sequence ATGATCAGCATCAACCGGCATACGATCATGCCACGCCGCGAAAAGTCTTTGCTTGAGACAATCGCGGTGCATTGGCTCGCGGCTCTGGCGGCGCTGATCGCGGCGGGTCTCACGACGGCCCGCGCAGAAGAGCCGCCCCGATGGTCGCTGCAGAGCACCAGCGATTTCGCATCATACGGGGCCTTCTATACGGACCTGACCGCAACCTACTCGCCGTTTGGAAGCCTGTGGGAGCAGGGCTGGCGTGTGCAGGGAATCGCGTCCGCGCGGCGCTACAGCTTCATGGACGCCGGGACGAAACGCATCGGCCTCGATACGACGGTCGACGGTTTAGTGGGATATCAGTTCATCTCAAATGGCTGGTCATGGCTTCTTGCCGCGGGCCCATCGATGGTGAACGCCCATCTATATGCGGCACCAGGGCTGTCGCCATCCAATATGACGCTACTTGGCGTCAAAGCATTGACATCGGTCTACGGCAATCCAACCAGCAATACGATGCTCTACGCCCAGGCGCATTACAATACCGGATCAGAGTTCTTCTATGTGCAGGGCAAGACGGGCATAGCTATCGCCAAAAACCTATTCATTGGACCCGAGGCAGCTTTCTCGGGCAGTTGGACCTATGACCAGGTCCGGGTCGGCGGTCACATCACCGGCTTCAACGTGTTGGGGATGCAGTCCGGTGTGTCGCTGGGCTTCGTTCGGGACTCGACGTACGGATCGGGATTCTATACCGGGCTTAACCTTCAGACCAATTTCTGA
- a CDS encoding glycosyltransferase family 2 protein, with product MLTRVAAATSIVALVLGFTDVFSSIELGSGGRSVLKITLAISFSIALLSLFYGNVVYQLTRIGQLKRHSGDSEDNSDRRSFEEIVCSPTVSILVPSYKEQVPVVMQTVISAALSEYPNRRITLLLDDPPQCAGADLLALSATRDLINELDETFAAAADRFRAAERDYLERTSSGSVAISRERQLIGALFDDAATVVECLGRRYAEFSQPAFAHADELFAREVIERLIREHRGTAAVLRNGKSIDAARLQLEYRRLAQLFAVPIGIFERKRFANLSHAPNKAMNLNSYIGLIGRTFRISKSANGALLLLETPASEAEFKVPNADYIITIDADSIILPDYVRKLVSIMEADRRIAIAQTPYSAYPGPPTVLERVAGATTDIQYLIHQGFTAYNATFWVGANAVLRREALDEIKTMTEERGHPIPIFIQDKTLIEDTGSTIDLAARGWLLHNHPERLAFSATPSDFGALVIQRRRWANGGLIIFPRLLELWRQSPNAGLLETIIRSHYLLSPALANIGLLLLLIIPFGSEFSSIWFPVAAAPYYLLYGQDLKRTGYKWRDLLRVYALTLLLVPVNLAGVYRSLEQMVTGRKSPFARTPKIEGRTAAPASHLLALCALTATAIFSAGMNLWSGNLLFFAFCGVNAGFFLYGFISLIGWREAAVDITAGLTLRISTRLASATT from the coding sequence TTGCTGACGCGCGTTGCCGCCGCCACGAGCATCGTCGCGCTTGTGCTCGGATTCACCGATGTATTCTCGAGCATTGAACTGGGCTCGGGCGGTCGCTCAGTCCTGAAGATCACGCTCGCGATTAGCTTCAGTATCGCCTTGCTCAGTCTGTTTTACGGCAATGTCGTCTATCAGTTGACGCGGATCGGCCAGCTCAAGCGCCATTCCGGCGACTCCGAAGATAATTCTGATCGTCGATCGTTCGAGGAAATCGTTTGCAGCCCGACGGTCAGCATCCTCGTGCCATCCTACAAGGAACAAGTTCCCGTCGTCATGCAAACGGTGATATCGGCGGCGCTGTCGGAATATCCGAATCGCAGGATCACCTTGCTTCTCGACGACCCGCCGCAGTGTGCCGGAGCCGATTTACTCGCGCTCTCGGCAACTCGTGATCTGATCAACGAGCTTGACGAAACGTTCGCCGCGGCGGCCGATCGATTTCGGGCCGCGGAACGCGACTATTTGGAACGCACTTCGTCGGGATCGGTGGCTATTTCACGCGAACGACAGCTCATCGGGGCGCTCTTCGACGATGCCGCGACAGTCGTGGAATGCCTTGGACGACGATATGCCGAATTTTCCCAACCGGCGTTTGCTCATGCCGATGAACTATTCGCGCGCGAAGTCATCGAGCGTCTCATCCGAGAGCATCGCGGCACCGCGGCCGTTCTTCGGAACGGGAAGAGCATCGATGCGGCGCGACTGCAATTGGAGTACCGACGTCTCGCGCAACTATTTGCGGTGCCCATCGGCATTTTCGAGCGCAAGCGATTTGCCAATCTCTCGCATGCCCCGAACAAGGCCATGAACCTAAACAGCTATATCGGGCTGATCGGACGGACATTCCGCATATCGAAGAGCGCGAACGGCGCTTTGCTGCTACTTGAAACGCCCGCGAGCGAGGCGGAGTTCAAGGTTCCCAATGCCGACTACATCATAACCATCGATGCAGACAGCATCATTCTTCCCGACTACGTTCGCAAGCTCGTCTCGATCATGGAAGCTGATCGGCGGATAGCGATCGCGCAGACGCCCTACTCCGCTTATCCCGGCCCGCCGACCGTGCTCGAACGAGTGGCCGGTGCCACCACCGACATCCAGTATCTGATTCATCAGGGCTTCACCGCTTACAATGCCACGTTCTGGGTCGGCGCGAATGCGGTTCTCCGCCGCGAAGCTCTGGACGAGATCAAGACAATGACGGAGGAGCGCGGCCATCCGATCCCGATCTTCATACAGGACAAGACCCTCATTGAAGATACCGGATCGACCATTGATCTCGCAGCACGCGGATGGCTGTTGCACAATCATCCGGAGCGTCTGGCGTTCAGCGCCACCCCGTCCGACTTCGGCGCTCTCGTCATCCAGCGCCGCAGGTGGGCCAATGGCGGACTGATCATTTTCCCGCGCCTGCTCGAACTTTGGAGACAGTCACCCAACGCCGGCCTACTCGAGACGATCATCAGGTCACACTATTTGCTGTCGCCAGCCTTGGCGAATATCGGCTTGCTGCTGCTGCTGATTATCCCGTTCGGCAGCGAGTTCTCCAGCATCTGGTTTCCGGTCGCGGCCGCTCCGTATTATTTGCTCTACGGTCAGGACCTGAAAAGGACCGGCTATAAATGGCGTGATCTGTTGCGGGTCTACGCGCTCACCCTGCTGCTCGTTCCCGTTAACCTGGCCGGCGTCTATCGTTCGCTGGAGCAGATGGTCACCGGCCGCAAAAGCCCGTTTGCTCGCACACCGAAGATCGAAGGCCGCACCGCCGCCCCGGCATCCCATCTGCTTGCGCTGTGCGCCCTGACCGCGACCGCGATCTTTTCCGCCGGGATGAACCTGTGGTCTGGCAATCTGTTGTTCTTCGCCTTTTGCGGAGTCAACGCGGGCTTCTTCCTCTACGGCTTTATAAGCCTGATTGGGTGGCGAGAGGCCGCCGTGGACATCACAGCGGGCCTGACCTTGCGTATTTCCACCAGACTGGCATCGGCCACGACATGA
- a CDS encoding uroporphyrinogen-III synthase has product MADRLNGYRILILETREEAQFSRLLTEQGADVLQCPMFTIHDAPDPAPVEAWIRRSIEKPFDDLVLLTGEGLRRLMKVVRRIGVEQEFIAALNKARKFARGPKPGKALREIGLEPQMTTEKPTSEGVAEMLSRLDLKGHRVGLQLYPDKDHGVLIGAIKAQGAEVEPVLPYAYDAQAADANIIKAIDEMAEGRVDAIALTNLGQIRRLIEVARARDCEDRLRAGLDRTPIASVGPAVSDELKSHGLATDIYPAEDAFFMRPLISAMATALGKNPPRMAARG; this is encoded by the coding sequence ATGGCTGACAGATTGAACGGTTACCGCATCCTGATCCTGGAAACGCGCGAGGAAGCGCAGTTTTCCCGCCTCCTCACCGAGCAAGGCGCCGACGTGCTGCAATGCCCGATGTTCACCATCCACGATGCGCCGGACCCCGCGCCGGTGGAAGCCTGGATCCGGCGGTCAATCGAAAAGCCGTTCGACGACCTCGTGCTGCTGACGGGCGAAGGCCTGCGCCGGCTGATGAAGGTGGTGCGGCGGATCGGCGTCGAGCAGGAATTCATCGCGGCGCTCAACAAGGCGCGCAAATTCGCCCGCGGCCCCAAGCCCGGAAAGGCGCTGCGCGAAATTGGCCTGGAGCCGCAGATGACGACGGAGAAGCCAACCTCCGAAGGCGTCGCCGAGATGCTGTCGCGCCTCGACCTCAAGGGCCATCGCGTCGGCCTGCAACTCTACCCGGACAAGGATCACGGCGTCCTGATCGGTGCGATCAAGGCGCAAGGCGCCGAGGTCGAACCCGTGCTGCCCTACGCCTATGATGCGCAGGCGGCGGACGCCAACATCATCAAGGCGATCGACGAGATGGCGGAAGGCCGCGTCGATGCCATCGCGCTGACCAATCTCGGCCAGATCCGCCGCCTGATCGAGGTGGCGCGCGCCCGCGACTGCGAGGACCGGCTACGCGCCGGGCTCGATCGCACGCCGATCGCCTCTGTCGGACCCGCGGTCTCCGATGAACTCAAGTCGCACGGCCTGGCCACCGATATCTATCCGGCCGAGGACGCCTTCTTCATGCGGCCGCTGATCTCGGCGATGGCAACTGCCCTCGGCAAGAACCCGCCGCGCATGGCGGCAAGAGGCTGA
- the purU gene encoding formyltetrahydrofolate deformylase, which produces MPDHQFVLTLSCPDRPGIVSAVSTFLAHNGQNILDAQQFDDVETKKFFMRVVFTAADLAVELQALQTGFAAIAERFGMDWQMRDRANRRRVMLLVSKSDHCLVDILYRWRTAELEMIPTAIVSNHPRETYGSLDFGEIPFHYLPVTKETKREQEDAVWKLVQDSGTDLVVLARYMQILSDEMSARLAGRCINIHHSFLPGFKGARPYHQAHERGVKLIGATAHYVTSDLDEGPIIDQDVERISHRDTPEDLSRKGRDIERRVLARAVRHHLEDRVILNGRKTVVFMD; this is translated from the coding sequence ATGCCCGATCATCAGTTCGTCCTGACCCTGTCCTGCCCGGATCGCCCCGGCATCGTTTCCGCGGTGTCGACATTTCTGGCCCATAACGGGCAGAACATTCTGGACGCCCAGCAGTTCGACGATGTCGAGACCAAGAAGTTCTTCATGCGGGTGGTGTTCACCGCCGCTGATCTCGCGGTCGAATTGCAGGCGTTGCAGACCGGCTTTGCCGCGATCGCCGAGCGCTTTGGCATGGATTGGCAGATGCGCGACCGCGCGAACCGCCGCCGGGTAATGCTGCTGGTCTCCAAGTCGGATCATTGCCTGGTCGATATCCTCTATCGCTGGCGCACGGCCGAACTCGAGATGATCCCGACGGCGATCGTCTCCAACCATCCGCGCGAGACCTACGGCTCGCTCGATTTCGGCGAGATCCCGTTCCATTATCTACCGGTCACCAAGGAAACCAAACGCGAGCAGGAAGACGCGGTCTGGAAGCTGGTGCAGGACAGCGGGACCGATCTCGTGGTGCTGGCGCGCTACATGCAGATCCTCTCGGACGAGATGTCGGCAAGGCTGGCCGGGCGCTGCATCAACATCCACCACTCGTTCCTGCCCGGCTTCAAGGGCGCGCGGCCCTACCACCAGGCCCATGAGCGCGGCGTCAAGCTGATCGGCGCCACCGCCCATTACGTCACAAGCGACCTCGACGAAGGCCCGATCATCGACCAGGACGTCGAGCGCATCAGCCATCGCGACACGCCGGAAGATCTTTCGCGCAAGGGGCGCGACATCGAGCGCCGTGTGCTGGCGCGTGCTGTGCGCCATCACCTTGAGGACCGCGTGATCCTCAACGGACGTAAGACCGTGGTGTTCATGGATTGA
- a CDS encoding ABC transporter substrate-binding protein translates to MSIRSHILLAAGAAAAILALTPAYAQETVKIGLILPMTGGQASTGKQIDNAVKLYMQQNGDTVAGKKIEVILKDDAAVPDNTKRLAQELIVNDKVNFIAGFGVTPAALAAAPLATQGKVPEIVMAAGTSIITERSPYIVRTSFTLAQSCTIIGDWAAKNGIKKVATLTSDYAPGNDALNFFKQNFTAGGGEIVEEVKVPLQNPDFAPFLQRMKDSKPDAVFVFVPAGQGGNFMKQYAERGLDKAGIKVIGPGDVMDDDLLNGMGDAALGTVTAHLYSAAHPSAANKEFVAAYKKAFNQRPGFMAVGGYDGIRLIYEALKKTGGKTDGDALIAAMKGMKWESPRGPISIDPETRDIVQNIYIRKVEKVDGELYNVEFATFEAVKDSGKTKK, encoded by the coding sequence ATGTCTATTCGCAGTCACATATTGCTGGCCGCAGGTGCGGCCGCCGCGATACTGGCGCTCACGCCGGCCTACGCCCAGGAGACCGTCAAGATCGGCTTGATCCTGCCGATGACCGGCGGCCAAGCCTCGACCGGCAAGCAGATCGACAACGCGGTCAAGCTCTACATGCAGCAGAACGGCGACACCGTCGCCGGCAAGAAGATCGAGGTCATCCTCAAGGACGACGCCGCGGTTCCCGACAACACCAAGCGCCTCGCGCAGGAACTGATCGTCAATGACAAGGTCAATTTCATCGCCGGCTTCGGCGTGACCCCGGCGGCCCTTGCCGCCGCTCCCTTGGCGACGCAGGGCAAGGTTCCGGAAATCGTGATGGCGGCAGGCACCTCGATCATCACCGAGCGTTCGCCCTATATCGTCCGCACCTCATTCACGCTGGCGCAGTCGTGCACCATTATCGGTGATTGGGCCGCGAAGAACGGCATCAAGAAGGTCGCGACTCTGACCTCTGACTATGCACCCGGCAACGACGCGCTGAACTTCTTCAAGCAAAACTTCACCGCCGGTGGCGGCGAGATCGTCGAAGAGGTGAAGGTGCCGCTGCAAAATCCTGATTTTGCTCCGTTTCTGCAGCGCATGAAGGACTCCAAGCCCGATGCCGTGTTCGTTTTCGTGCCGGCCGGACAGGGCGGCAACTTCATGAAGCAGTACGCCGAACGCGGGCTCGACAAGGCCGGCATCAAGGTAATCGGCCCCGGCGACGTCATGGACGACGACCTGCTCAACGGCATGGGCGATGCCGCGCTCGGCACGGTGACAGCGCATCTTTATTCCGCCGCCCATCCTTCGGCAGCCAATAAGGAGTTCGTCGCCGCCTACAAGAAGGCCTTCAACCAGCGTCCGGGCTTCATGGCGGTCGGCGGCTATGACGGCATCCGCCTGATCTACGAGGCGCTGAAGAAGACCGGCGGCAAGACCGATGGCGATGCGCTGATCGCGGCCATGAAGGGCATGAAGTGGGAAAGCCCGCGCGGCCCGATCTCGATCGACCCGGAGACCCGCGACATCGTGCAGAACATCTACATCCGCAAGGTCGAGAAGGTCGACGGCGAGCTCTATAATGTCGAGTTCGCCACCTTCGAGGCGGTGAAGGATTCCGGCAAGACGAAGAAGTGA
- a CDS encoding branched-chain amino acid ABC transporter permease, giving the protein MTTLFTILFDGVAYGMLLFVLACGLAVTLGLMNFVNLAHGAFAMAGGYICAVLVNNSGWPFFAALPLAFVTAAAIGVLLERTLYRHLYTRSHLDQVLFTIGLTFMSVAAVDYIMGSSRIFIKLPAALEGQFDLFGVGVGRYRLMIIVICGLLTLALQLILSKTRFGSRLRAAVDDPRVASGLGINVPQVFAFTFAFGCGLAGLGGALSAEILGLDPYFPLKFMIYFLIVVTVGGSSSITGPFLASLLLGIGDVAGKYYVPKMGPFVIYTIMIVILIWRPNGLFGRAAAR; this is encoded by the coding sequence ATGACCACGCTGTTCACCATCCTGTTCGACGGTGTCGCCTACGGCATGCTGCTGTTCGTGCTGGCCTGCGGGCTCGCCGTGACGCTCGGTTTGATGAATTTCGTCAACCTCGCCCATGGCGCCTTTGCGATGGCCGGGGGCTATATCTGCGCGGTGCTGGTGAACAATTCCGGCTGGCCGTTCTTCGCGGCGCTGCCGCTCGCCTTTGTGACGGCTGCCGCCATTGGCGTGCTGCTGGAGCGGACGCTCTACCGCCATCTCTACACCCGCAGCCATCTCGACCAGGTGCTGTTCACTATCGGCCTGACCTTCATGTCGGTGGCAGCCGTGGACTACATCATGGGATCGTCGCGGATCTTCATCAAACTGCCGGCGGCGCTGGAGGGGCAGTTCGACCTTTTTGGCGTCGGCGTCGGCCGCTACCGCCTCATGATTATCGTGATCTGCGGCCTGCTGACGCTCGCGCTGCAACTGATCCTGTCGAAAACCCGCTTTGGCAGCCGCCTGCGCGCCGCGGTCGATGATCCCCGCGTCGCCAGCGGGCTCGGCATCAACGTGCCGCAGGTGTTCGCCTTCACCTTTGCGTTCGGCTGCGGGCTGGCGGGACTTGGTGGGGCACTCAGCGCAGAAATCCTCGGCCTCGACCCGTATTTCCCGCTAAAATTCATGATCTACTTTTTGATCGTGGTCACCGTCGGCGGCTCCTCCAGCATCACCGGGCCGTTCCTTGCTTCGCTGCTGCTCGGCATCGGCGACGTCGCCGGCAAATATTACGTACCGAAGATGGGGCCGTTCGTCATCTACACCATCATGATCGTGATCCTGATCTGGCGTCCGAACGGCCTGTTCGGCCGCGCCGCCGCGCGGTGA
- a CDS encoding branched-chain amino acid ABC transporter permease, giving the protein MTVISDVSSLALARARWRPAEIAFWLLALSCAFLFPSRYLIMTDILRLALFTLSLDLILGYAGIVSLGHAAFFGVGAYSAGLLALHGIINEPVIALVAAGLIAMVLGFLTSFLVIRGVDLTRLMVTLGIALLLEALAERFSNITGGTDGLQGIEMQPILGLFAFDMFGKTGFFYSLIVLFLLFLLARRIVNSPFGLSLRAIKNNPLRASAIGVPVNRRLIAIYTVAAFYAGIAGALFTQTTALASLDVFAFERSADLMLVLVIGGTGYLYGGLIGAVVFKMLQELFQTITPQYWLFWIGLVLVAIVLVGRERIHRWVLWGPNLVIRQVFGRKAGVAVPESDAP; this is encoded by the coding sequence ATGACCGTCATCTCCGACGTCTCATCTCTCGCCTTGGCCCGCGCCCGCTGGCGCCCGGCCGAGATCGCGTTCTGGCTGCTCGCGCTATCCTGTGCGTTCCTGTTTCCGTCGCGTTATCTCATCATGACCGACATCCTGCGCCTGGCGCTGTTCACGCTGTCGCTGGACCTGATCCTCGGTTACGCCGGCATCGTCTCCTTAGGACATGCCGCCTTCTTCGGCGTCGGCGCGTACTCGGCCGGCTTGCTGGCGCTGCACGGCATCATCAACGAGCCGGTCATCGCGCTGGTCGCCGCCGGGCTGATCGCGATGGTGCTCGGCTTTCTCACCAGCTTTCTCGTCATCCGCGGCGTCGACCTGACGCGGCTGATGGTGACGCTCGGCATTGCGCTGCTGCTGGAGGCGCTGGCGGAACGCTTCTCCAACATCACCGGCGGCACCGACGGGCTGCAGGGCATCGAGATGCAGCCGATCCTCGGCCTGTTCGCCTTCGACATGTTCGGCAAGACCGGCTTCTTCTATTCGCTGATCGTGCTGTTCCTGCTGTTTCTGCTGGCGCGGCGGATCGTCAATTCGCCGTTCGGGTTGTCGCTGCGTGCGATCAAGAACAATCCACTCAGGGCATCCGCAATCGGCGTGCCCGTCAACCGCCGGCTGATTGCGATCTATACGGTAGCGGCGTTCTATGCCGGCATTGCCGGCGCGTTGTTCACCCAGACCACCGCTCTGGCCTCACTCGACGTGTTCGCCTTCGAACGCTCGGCCGATCTGATGCTGGTGCTGGTGATCGGCGGCACCGGCTATCTCTACGGCGGGCTGATCGGCGCCGTCGTCTTCAAAATGCTGCAGGAGCTGTTTCAGACCATTACGCCGCAATACTGGCTGTTCTGGATCGGGCTCGTTCTGGTCGCGATCGTGCTGGTCGGCCGCGAGCGAATCCATCGCTGGGTGCTGTGGGGGCCGAACCTCGTCATCCGACAGGTCTTCGGCCGCAAGGCCGGTGTCGCCGTTCCCGAGAGCGACGCGCCATGA